The DNA segment GCTTCTTCGGCGCATGGCCGGCCCGGGGCTCGGCCGCTGCGCGGCGGAAGGCGGGTGGCCGGACGGGATGGACGGTGGCATGCGCATGGCTGGCTTTCTCCCTGCTGTTCTGGTGTGGTCGGGAGACGGACGGTAGCGGCGCGCTGGAAAGCTGCAAGCGGCCTTCCGGCATGCAGTGCATGCACGTCCGTAGGGGTTGGGCTATCCCGCCACCGGACGGCATGCCCAAAGAAAAAGGCGCCCGAAGGCGCCTTGGAACGACGGAAGGCCGTCTCTCAGGAGTTCGGCGCCGCCGCCGTGCCGCCACCCGAGGCCGGGGCCTCCTGGGCGGCCGTCCAGCCGCCGCCGAGCACCTTGTACAGCGCGACCTGGTTCTGCAACTGCAGGAGCCGCGTCTGTACAACCAGTTGCTCCGACGTGAACAGCGAGCGCTGCGCGTCCAGCAGGTCGAGGTAGCTCGCCACGCCGTTGCGGTAGCGCAGGTCGGACAACTCGAAGCGCTTGGCATCGGCCGTGGCCTGCGCACGCTGCGCGGCGAACTGCTCGCCCAGCGTGGCCTGGCCCGCCAGCGCATCCGACACTTCGCGGAAAGCCGTCTGGATCGATTTCTCGTACTGCGCCACGGCGATGTCGCGGCCTACGCGAGCAGAGTCCAGCGTGGCCTGGTTGCGGCCACCGTCGAAGATCGGCAGCGCCAGCTGCGGCGCCAGCGAGAAGGCCCAGGAGCCGCCCTTGAACAGGCCCGACAGCTCGTTGCTGACGGTGCCGGCGCTCGCCGTGAGCGAAATCCGCGGGAAGAACGCGGCCCGGGCTGCGCCGATGTTGGCATTGGCGGCCACGAGCTGCTGCTCTGCCTGGCGGATGTCGGGGCGGCGTACCAGCAGGTCGGACGGCAGGCCGGCGGGCAACGACGGCATGGCGGGTGCGTCGGCCAGGCGCGTGCGTGCATCGAGCGTGGAGGCGATCTCCTGCGGCAGCGGCTGGCCCAGCAGCAGGGCGAGCGCGTTCTCGTCCTGCAGGCGCTGGCGCTGCTGCTGCGCGAAGGTGGCGCGTGCCGCCTGCGCCAGCCCCTGGGCCTGACTGTAGTCGAGCTCGGAGCTCACGCCGTTCTCGAGCCGCAGTTTCGTGAGCTGCACGGACTCGTCCCGCGTCTGCAGCGTGCGGCGCGAGATGTCGAGCAGTTCCTCGTCGGCCAGCAGGTTGAACCAGCCGGTCGCCACGGAGGCCACCAGGCTGATCTGGGTGGCGCGGCGGGCCTCCTCGGTCGCGAAGTACTGCGCCAGGGCCTGTTCCTTGAGCGCGGCGATGCGGCCGAAGAAGTCGATCTCCCAGGCAGAAACTGCCAGACCGACCTGGTAGTTGTTGACGTACTGGCCGGTCGTGGTGCTCGGCTGGCGTGATGCGTTCACCGCGGCGTTCACCGTGGGGAACTGCCCTGCGCGCTGGATCTGGAACTGAGCACGGGCCTGCTCGATGTTGAGCGCGGCCACGCGCAGGTCGCGGTTGTTCTCCAGTGCCAGCGCGATCAGGCGCTGCAGCCGCGGATCGGCGAAGTACTCGCGCCAGTCGATGTCCGCAGCGGCCCGGGCGCCGGCCGGCGCCGCCGCGCCTGCGGCCGGATAGGCCGCGGGCACCGGCGCCGCCGGGCGCTCGTAGGTGGGAATGAAGCTGCAGCCGGCGAGCAGCGCCGCAGCGGCGGCTGCGCAGAGGAGGGGGCGCATGCCGGGGCGTGCGCGGTAGGTTGCTTGCATGGTGTTCTTCTCCTGCCGTTCTTGAGAGGGCTTATTCCCCGTCCGTGGCATGCCGGTGCAGCTGTGCCTGGTGCGCGTCATGCTCCTGCTGGCGCTTGCTGCCCTTGAAG comes from the Paracidovorax avenae ATCC 19860 genome and includes:
- a CDS encoding efflux transporter outer membrane subunit — its product is MQATYRARPGMRPLLCAAAAAALLAGCSFIPTYERPAAPVPAAYPAAGAAAPAGARAAADIDWREYFADPRLQRLIALALENNRDLRVAALNIEQARAQFQIQRAGQFPTVNAAVNASRQPSTTTGQYVNNYQVGLAVSAWEIDFFGRIAALKEQALAQYFATEEARRATQISLVASVATGWFNLLADEELLDISRRTLQTRDESVQLTKLRLENGVSSELDYSQAQGLAQAARATFAQQQRQRLQDENALALLLGQPLPQEIASTLDARTRLADAPAMPSLPAGLPSDLLVRRPDIRQAEQQLVAANANIGAARAAFFPRISLTASAGTVSNELSGLFKGGSWAFSLAPQLALPIFDGGRNQATLDSARVGRDIAVAQYEKSIQTAFREVSDALAGQATLGEQFAAQRAQATADAKRFELSDLRYRNGVASYLDLLDAQRSLFTSEQLVVQTRLLQLQNQVALYKVLGGGWTAAQEAPASGGGTAAAPNS